One Leucoraja erinacea ecotype New England chromosome 3, Leri_hhj_1, whole genome shotgun sequence genomic window carries:
- the LOC129695657 gene encoding very low-density lipoprotein receptor-like — MDKNAKSVRTSNIVKDLGVPEGIAVDWIYKHLYWTDCGTKTISVVKFDGTKRKILFDADLREPTSIAVNPLAGFVYWSDWGEPAKIEKAGMNGYDRSLLVSKNIEWPHGIALDLVKGRLYWVDSKLYTLSSVDLNGEDRRIILVSKELLAHALAITIFEDNVFWVDGERKALYGANKFTGSDTRLLASDLQDPRDLVAYHKLTQPSGINWCENLKTTSCEYMCLPAPQIDRHSPKYTCVCPSGLELDKDGQKCRMGICEFPLYPLDLT; from the exons atggataaaaATGCAAAATCTGTGCGTACGTCCAATATAGTCAAAGATCTAGGAGTTCCTGAAGGTATTGCTGTGGACTGGATCTATAAACATCTTTACTGGACTGATTGTGGCACAAAGACAATCTCTGTTGTGAAGTTTGATGGAACAAAAAGAAAAATCCTCTTTGATGCGGACCTAAGGGAACCAACTTCCATAGCTGTTAATCCACTCGCGGG GTTTGTTTACTGGTCGGACTGGGGTGAGCCAGCAAAAATTGAAAAAGCAGGGATGAATGGTTATGACCGTAGCCTTCTGGTTTCTAAAAACATTGAATGGCCACATGGCATTGCTCTTG ATCTGGTGAAAGGTCGGCTCTATTGGGTTGACTCAAAACTCTACACATTATCAAGTGTAGACTTGAATGGTgaagacagaagaattatcttggTGTCAAAGGAACTCCTGGCTCACGCCCTTGCAATTACCATATTTGAG GATAATGTGTTCTGGGTTGATGGAGAAAGAAAAGCACTTTATGGAGCCAACAAATTTACAGGTTCTGATACAAGGCTTTTGGCCTCGGACCTTCAGGACCCTCGTGACCTTGTTGCATATCATAAGCTGACTCAACCATCGG GCATCAACTGGTGTGAGAATCTGAAGACTACAAGCTGTGAATACATGTGCCTTCCAGCTCCACAAATTGACAGACATTCTCCCAAATATACTTGTGTGTGTCCGTCTGGGTTGGAGCTGGATAAGGACGGGCAAAAGTGCAGGATGGGTATATGTgagtttcccctttatccacttGATCTAACCtag